In Kiritimatiellia bacterium, a single genomic region encodes these proteins:
- the trpA gene encoding tryptophan synthase subunit alpha — MKTRIDQCLEQLKKTRRKGFIAYITAGDPTLAETVDAVVQLAGAGADIVELGVPFSDPLADGRVNQDAATRALAAGATWSGLLKCIEQIRRKSQIPLILYSYLNPLIARGFERTARQAAKAGADGFLIVDLPAEEMKPYSRILRRVGLNNICLVTPTSPTARIRKIVGLASGFVYCVSREGVTGMQKQLAPSALGLIRRTRRWTRLPVAMGFGISTPEQARAAACEADAVVVGSAIVNRFAAAPRTAAGRKAAARWTGRLARAVKEV; from the coding sequence ATGAAAACGCGAATCGACCAGTGCTTGGAACAGTTGAAGAAAACGCGCCGCAAGGGGTTCATTGCCTATATCACGGCGGGCGATCCCACGCTGGCGGAAACGGTGGACGCGGTCGTCCAACTGGCCGGGGCGGGGGCGGATATCGTGGAACTCGGCGTGCCGTTTTCCGATCCGCTGGCCGACGGGCGGGTGAACCAGGACGCGGCCACGCGGGCGCTCGCGGCCGGCGCGACCTGGAGCGGCCTTCTGAAATGCATCGAGCAAATCCGTCGGAAGAGTCAAATTCCCCTGATCCTGTACAGTTACCTGAATCCGCTGATCGCCCGCGGCTTCGAGCGCACCGCGAGGCAAGCCGCAAAGGCCGGCGCGGACGGCTTTCTGATTGTCGACCTGCCCGCGGAGGAAATGAAACCGTACTCGCGAATCCTTCGCCGCGTCGGCCTGAACAACATCTGCCTGGTGACCCCGACCAGCCCGACGGCGCGCATACGGAAGATCGTGGGGCTGGCGTCGGGCTTTGTCTACTGCGTGTCGCGCGAGGGCGTGACGGGCATGCAGAAGCAGCTGGCGCCGTCGGCCCTCGGGCTGATCCGGCGGACCCGGCGCTGGACGCGGCTGCCGGTCGCGATGGGATTCGGCATCTCCACGCCGGAGCAGGCCCGGGCGGCGGCGTGCGAAGCGGACGCCGTGGTGGTCGGCAGCGCGATCGTGAACCGCTTCGCCGCCGCGCCGCGGACGGCGGCCGGCCGAAAGGCCGCGGCCCGCTGGACCGGCCGCCTGGCCCGGGCCGTCAAGGAGGTATAA
- a CDS encoding mannose-1-phosphate guanylyltransferase: protein MKDHYYAVILAGGRGERFWPLSTEKRPKQFLALAGDKTLLAQAVDRLEGLIPPERILVITNKDLVGAAREACPVLPAENLIGEPVGRDTAAAVALGGALVQARNPMGVFCVLTADHVIGDLDIFRRTLAAALARAESEEVLLTIGIQPAGPSTAYGYIEAGEAAGESGGIGFMAARRFVEKPDLETATRYCAEGRFYWNSGMFIWSADVLERAFRKHRPALADLMARIRKTPGPKLAAALETEYAALDRISIDYALMEKADNILMARGRFAWDDVGSWTAVAAYLKRDGADNAVRGELEAVDSRDNVVVSDGRLTALVGVRDLIVVHAEGVTLVCSKDRAQDVKKLVAQMKQAGRYGKVL, encoded by the coding sequence GTGAAGGATCATTATTATGCCGTCATCCTGGCCGGCGGCCGGGGCGAGCGGTTCTGGCCGTTGAGCACGGAGAAGCGGCCCAAGCAGTTTCTCGCGCTGGCCGGCGACAAAACGCTGCTGGCCCAGGCCGTCGACCGGCTGGAGGGGCTGATCCCGCCGGAGCGCATTCTCGTGATCACGAACAAGGACCTGGTCGGCGCGGCGCGGGAAGCCTGTCCCGTGCTGCCGGCCGAAAACCTCATCGGCGAACCGGTCGGCCGTGACACGGCGGCGGCCGTCGCGCTGGGCGGGGCGCTGGTCCAGGCCCGCAACCCGATGGGCGTCTTCTGCGTGCTGACGGCGGACCACGTGATCGGCGACCTGGATATCTTCCGCCGGACGCTGGCCGCGGCCCTCGCGCGCGCGGAGTCGGAGGAGGTCCTGCTGACGATCGGCATCCAGCCCGCGGGCCCGAGTACGGCCTATGGCTACATCGAGGCCGGCGAGGCGGCGGGCGAGAGCGGCGGGATTGGATTCATGGCCGCGCGTCGTTTCGTCGAAAAGCCCGACCTGGAAACCGCAACCCGGTACTGCGCGGAGGGACGGTTCTACTGGAACTCCGGCATGTTCATCTGGTCGGCGGACGTGCTGGAGCGCGCGTTCCGGAAGCACAGGCCGGCCCTCGCGGACCTGATGGCGCGAATCCGGAAAACGCCCGGGCCGAAGCTGGCGGCGGCGCTCGAGACGGAATACGCCGCCCTCGATCGCATCTCCATCGACTACGCGCTCATGGAGAAGGCGGACAACATCCTGATGGCGCGCGGCCGGTTTGCCTGGGACGACGTGGGCTCGTGGACGGCGGTGGCGGCGTACCTGAAGCGCGACGGCGCCGATAACGCCGTGCGCGGCGAATTGGAGGCGGTGGACTCGCGGGACAATGTTGTGGTCTCCGACGGGCGGCTGACAGCGCTGGTCGGCGTGCGGGACCTGATCGTGGTCCATGCCGAGGGCGTCACGCTGGTCTGCTCAAAGGACCGCGCCCAGGACGTGAAGAAGCTCGTGGCCCAGATGAAGCAGGCGGGCCGCTACGGCAAGGTGCTGTGA
- the ruvX gene encoding Holliday junction resolvase RuvX, which produces MPRVLGLDHGDKRIGVAVSDPMEMIASPVVILDAGQGGGLPEIERICREKEIGRIVVGLPLNMNGTAGPQAEKVREFVKQLQARLPAIPVTTWDERLSSRAGERVLIEAGTSRKRRREVLDKMAAQIMLQGYLDAHGPQERL; this is translated from the coding sequence ATGCCGCGCGTGCTCGGCCTGGACCACGGCGACAAGCGGATCGGCGTCGCGGTGAGCGATCCGATGGAGATGATCGCCTCGCCGGTCGTCATTCTCGACGCGGGGCAGGGCGGCGGGTTGCCGGAGATCGAGCGAATCTGCCGGGAGAAGGAGATTGGCAGGATCGTCGTGGGCCTGCCGCTGAATATGAACGGCACGGCGGGGCCGCAGGCGGAGAAGGTGCGGGAGTTCGTGAAGCAGCTCCAGGCCCGGCTGCCGGCGATCCCCGTGACCACGTGGGACGAACGGTTGTCCAGCCGGGCGGGCGAGCGGGTGCTGATCGAGGCCGGAACCTCCCGCAAGCGGCGGCGCGAGGTGCTGGACAAGATGGCGGCGCAGATCATGCTGCAGGGGTACCTGGATGCGCATGGGCCGCAGGAACGTCTGTAG
- the rpe gene encoding ribulose-phosphate 3-epimerase — MKRRPIQIMPSLLAADMGRLAEACRLAESAGADGLHVDIMDSHFVPNLSMGPDVVRAARRVTKLPLSVHLMMTRPGELADAFLDAGANTLLVHVEARCDPAPLLRRIRERGARAGLTLNPETPAEAALPYRDLADEILCMTVHPGFGGQAFLDEVLPKIRRLRETLPGLALSVDGGLNDETTARCAAAGADIFLVGSSLYTAEGDMVDRIHSMRAAIQAALAREG, encoded by the coding sequence ATGAAAAGGCGCCCCATACAGATCATGCCCTCGCTGCTGGCGGCCGACATGGGCCGGCTGGCCGAAGCCTGCCGCCTGGCCGAATCGGCGGGCGCGGATGGCCTGCACGTGGACATCATGGACAGCCATTTCGTGCCGAACTTGAGCATGGGGCCGGACGTCGTGCGCGCCGCGCGGCGCGTCACGAAGCTGCCCTTGAGCGTCCACCTGATGATGACCCGGCCGGGCGAACTGGCGGACGCCTTCCTGGACGCGGGGGCGAACACGCTGCTGGTCCACGTCGAGGCCCGGTGCGATCCGGCGCCGCTGCTGCGGCGTATCCGGGAGCGCGGCGCCCGCGCCGGCCTGACGCTCAATCCCGAGACGCCTGCCGAGGCGGCCCTGCCGTACCGGGACTTGGCGGACGAGATCCTGTGCATGACCGTCCACCCCGGTTTCGGCGGCCAGGCGTTCCTGGACGAGGTGCTGCCGAAGATCCGGCGGCTGCGCGAGACACTGCCGGGCCTGGCGCTCTCCGTGGACGGCGGCCTGAACGACGAGACCACCGCCCGGTGCGCCGCGGCCGGCGCGGACATCTTCCTCGTGGGGAGCTCGCTATACACGGCCGAAGGAGACATGGTGGACCGGATTCACTCCATGCGGGCGGCCATCCAAGCGGCCCTGGCGCGGGAAGGCTGA
- a CDS encoding type III pantothenate kinase, giving the protein MIVIDIGNTSTTLGVYRAGRIIRMDRMPTPDRAADGLERRLKRLAGPQAPHGVGLASVVPAAVGAWRKAAKRLWPAAGWLEVGHRLNLGVGIEYPRPATIGPDRLCNACAAVARYGAPVIVVDFGTAVTFDIVSPDRKYIGGIIAPGLPLMFSYLAEKTALLPRIEWGRGVHDVGKSTEEAMRLGAIWGYRGLVREIEKELAGRLGWKNVTYCATGGYASRIMRGAGLAMKIDRDLTLYGIGRIYELNRVK; this is encoded by the coding sequence GTGATCGTCATCGACATCGGTAATACCAGCACGACGCTCGGGGTCTACCGGGCCGGCCGGATCATCCGGATGGATCGCATGCCGACCCCGGATCGGGCGGCGGACGGCCTGGAACGACGCCTGAAACGCCTCGCGGGCCCGCAGGCGCCGCACGGGGTGGGGCTGGCCTCCGTCGTGCCGGCGGCCGTCGGAGCGTGGCGCAAGGCCGCGAAACGCTTGTGGCCTGCGGCGGGCTGGCTGGAGGTCGGGCACCGGCTGAACCTGGGCGTCGGCATCGAGTACCCACGCCCGGCGACCATCGGGCCGGATCGGCTGTGCAACGCGTGCGCCGCCGTGGCGCGGTATGGCGCGCCGGTCATCGTCGTGGACTTCGGGACGGCCGTCACCTTTGATATCGTTTCGCCGGACAGGAAATACATCGGAGGCATCATCGCGCCCGGCCTCCCGCTGATGTTCAGCTACCTGGCGGAGAAGACCGCGTTGCTGCCGCGGATCGAGTGGGGCAGGGGAGTGCACGATGTCGGGAAGAGCACCGAGGAAGCCATGCGTCTGGGCGCCATCTGGGGCTACCGCGGCCTGGTCCGTGAAATTGAGAAAGAACTGGCCGGCCGGCTGGGGTGGAAGAATGTTACCTATTGCGCTACAGGAGGATACGCATCGCGTATCATGCGCGGCGCCGGGCTGGCCATGAAGATCGACAGGGATTTGACCTTGTATGGCATCGGTCGCATCTACGAATTGAACCGGGTGAAATGA
- the lepA gene encoding translation elongation factor 4 translates to MSELALIRNFCIIAHIDHGKSTLADRMLELTGTIEKRQFRDQVLDDMDLERERGITIKAHPVTMNYRARDGQTYCFNLIDTPGHVDFSYEVSRSLSACEGALLVVDVTQGVEAQTVAHTLLAAEHGIPIIPVLNKIDMPNADVAAVAHQIEEVLAIPMADSFQVSAKTGQGVAEVLEAIVQRIPPPVEKDEIHTRALIFDSEYDAFRGGVIYVRMFDGALSPGNRIRLMSIARDYEVKEVGIFTPKPVVRPALEPGEVGYLMANIKNASDIQIGDTITRADRPAPTALPGFKEFHPMVFTGLYPVQSDDYEKLRASIEKFSLNDSAFVHQAETSAALGFGFRCGFLGLLHMEVVQERLRREYDVDIIATYPSVIYRVYLTDGTMAEVDNPAHLPELTKIERIEEPMIKAFILCHNEHIGEMMQLIMDRRGEVTKTESLDTRRVMLTCSVPLNEILIDFYDRLKSASRGYASMDYEHAGYRESDLVKLDILVHGEVVEAFAAIVHRSKAEYRGRQICKSLREQIPPHMFSIAIQAAINKKIIARETVRAFRKDVTAKCYGGDVTRKRKLLERQKEGKKKLKQIGQVSIPQEAFISVLKTSD, encoded by the coding sequence ATGAGCGAACTCGCCCTCATCCGCAACTTCTGCATCATCGCGCACATCGACCACGGGAAATCCACGCTCGCCGACCGGATGCTCGAGTTGACCGGCACCATCGAGAAACGCCAGTTCCGGGACCAGGTGCTCGACGACATGGACCTCGAGCGCGAGCGGGGCATCACGATCAAGGCCCATCCCGTCACCATGAATTACAGGGCGCGGGACGGGCAGACCTACTGCTTCAACCTCATCGACACGCCCGGCCACGTGGACTTTTCCTACGAGGTCTCCCGGAGCCTGTCCGCCTGCGAGGGCGCGTTGCTGGTGGTGGACGTGACGCAGGGCGTGGAGGCGCAAACCGTTGCCCACACGCTGCTCGCCGCGGAGCACGGCATCCCGATCATCCCGGTGCTCAACAAGATCGACATGCCGAACGCCGACGTTGCGGCGGTGGCGCACCAGATCGAGGAGGTCCTGGCTATCCCGATGGCGGACAGCTTCCAGGTCAGCGCCAAGACGGGGCAGGGGGTGGCGGAGGTCCTCGAGGCCATCGTCCAGCGGATTCCCCCGCCGGTCGAGAAGGACGAGATCCACACCCGCGCGCTGATCTTCGACTCGGAATACGACGCGTTCCGCGGCGGCGTGATTTACGTGCGCATGTTCGACGGCGCCTTGAGCCCGGGGAACCGCATCCGCCTGATGAGCATCGCCCGGGACTACGAGGTCAAGGAGGTCGGAATCTTCACCCCGAAGCCGGTCGTCCGGCCGGCCCTCGAGCCGGGCGAGGTCGGCTACCTGATGGCCAACATCAAGAACGCGTCGGATATCCAGATCGGCGACACAATCACGCGCGCCGACCGGCCCGCGCCGACCGCGCTGCCCGGGTTCAAGGAGTTCCACCCGATGGTCTTCACCGGGCTCTACCCCGTCCAGTCGGACGACTACGAGAAGCTCCGGGCCAGCATCGAGAAATTCAGCCTCAACGACAGCGCCTTCGTCCACCAGGCCGAAACCTCGGCCGCGCTGGGCTTCGGGTTCCGCTGCGGGTTCCTCGGCCTGCTTCACATGGAGGTGGTCCAGGAGCGCCTGCGCCGGGAATACGACGTGGACATCATCGCCACGTATCCGAGCGTGATCTACCGCGTGTACCTGACGGACGGGACGATGGCCGAGGTGGACAATCCCGCGCACCTGCCGGAGCTGACGAAGATCGAGCGCATCGAAGAGCCGATGATCAAGGCGTTCATCCTCTGCCACAACGAGCACATCGGGGAGATGATGCAGTTGATCATGGACCGGCGCGGAGAGGTGACGAAGACGGAATCCCTCGACACCCGGCGCGTCATGCTGACGTGCAGCGTGCCGCTGAACGAGATCCTGATCGATTTCTACGACCGGCTGAAGAGCGCCAGCCGTGGCTACGCCTCCATGGACTATGAGCACGCGGGATACCGGGAATCCGACCTGGTGAAGCTGGACATCCTGGTGCACGGCGAGGTCGTCGAGGCCTTCGCGGCCATCGTGCACCGCTCCAAGGCCGAGTACCGCGGCCGGCAGATCTGCAAGTCGCTCCGGGAGCAGATTCCGCCGCACATGTTTTCCATCGCCATCCAGGCGGCGATCAACAAGAAGATCATCGCCCGCGAGACCGTTCGCGCGTTCCGGAAGGACGTGACCGCCAAGTGCTACGGCGGCGACGTGACGCGAAAGCGGAAACTGCTGGAGCGGCAGAAGGAAGGCAAGAAGAAGCTCAAGCAGATCGGCCAGGTCAGCATCCCGCAGGAGGCGTTCATCTCGGTGCTGAAGACCAGCGACTAG
- the truA gene encoding tRNA pseudouridine(38-40) synthase TruA yields MKEDLQRYKMLLGYDGTDCFGWQAQPAHRTVQGELERALKELTGETVRIHSSGRTDRGVHAREQVAHFDLEKPVVLRKLLLGFNALLGEDIRVFSIRKTAPDFHARYDAAGKEYRYFIWNGPVLPPWLRRYRAQVRPPLDVRAMARAAALLVGRHDFAAFSANPNREIDGTVRHLRELKVRRRGRELVLVARGDGFLYKMVRSLAGFLIRVGSGELPPEAARTILDTKTRTARVPTAAPEGLFLWKVTYASSRPS; encoded by the coding sequence ATGAAAGAGGACCTCCAGCGTTACAAAATGCTCCTCGGCTACGACGGCACGGACTGCTTCGGCTGGCAGGCGCAGCCGGCGCACCGGACCGTGCAGGGCGAACTCGAGCGCGCGCTGAAGGAGCTTACCGGCGAGACGGTCCGGATTCACAGCAGCGGCCGGACGGACCGGGGCGTTCACGCGCGCGAGCAGGTGGCGCATTTCGACCTCGAAAAACCCGTCGTGCTGCGCAAGCTGCTGCTGGGTTTCAACGCGCTGCTCGGGGAGGACATCCGCGTGTTCTCGATCCGGAAGACCGCGCCGGACTTCCACGCCCGGTACGATGCCGCGGGAAAGGAATACCGCTACTTCATCTGGAACGGCCCCGTCCTGCCGCCGTGGCTGCGGCGCTACCGCGCGCAGGTCCGGCCGCCACTGGACGTCCGGGCCATGGCCCGGGCCGCCGCGCTGCTGGTGGGGCGTCATGATTTCGCCGCCTTCTCCGCGAACCCGAACCGGGAGATCGACGGCACCGTGCGGCACCTGCGCGAGCTGAAAGTCCGGCGGCGCGGCAGGGAACTCGTCCTTGTCGCGCGCGGCGACGGGTTCCTCTACAAAATGGTCCGGAGCCTGGCCGGGTTCCTTATCCGGGTGGGCTCCGGCGAACTGCCGCCGGAGGCCGCCCGGACGATCCTGGACACAAAAACAAGGACCGCCCGGGTGCCGACGGCCGCCCCGGAGGGGCTTTTTCTCTGGAAGGTGACCTACGCCTCTTCCCGGCCGTCTTGA